A portion of the Halogeometricum sp. S1BR25-6 genome contains these proteins:
- the bcp gene encoding thioredoxin-dependent thiol peroxidase, with the protein MLSVGDEAPDFELENQDGETVSLSQFEDEYVVVYFYPRANTPGCTTEACEFRDAYDEFEDRGVAVLGISDDPVSDLKAFENDHDLPFPLLSDEDGSVASAYDSYGEKNMFGDTFDGVFRNTYVVAPDGKIAFAYEGVSPEGHAEQILSDLDEAGA; encoded by the coding sequence ATGCTCAGCGTCGGTGACGAGGCGCCGGATTTCGAGTTGGAGAATCAGGACGGCGAGACCGTGTCGCTCTCGCAGTTCGAGGACGAGTACGTCGTCGTCTACTTCTACCCCCGCGCGAACACGCCGGGATGCACCACCGAGGCGTGCGAGTTCCGCGACGCCTACGACGAGTTCGAAGACCGCGGCGTCGCCGTCCTCGGAATCAGCGACGACCCCGTCTCGGACCTCAAGGCGTTCGAGAACGACCACGACCTGCCGTTCCCACTCCTCTCCGACGAGGACGGGTCGGTCGCTTCGGCCTACGACTCCTACGGCGAGAAGAACATGTTCGGCGACACCTTCGACGGCGTGTTCCGCAACACCTACGTCGTCGCACCGGACGGGAAGATAGCGTTCGCCTACGAGGGCGTCTCCCCCGAGGGACACGCCGAACAGATTCTGTCGGACCTCGACGAAGCGGGCGCGTAA
- the priS gene encoding DNA primase small subunit PriS, translated as MEARTREYLEGRFGDYYRRARVSLPPASERREWGYIPWSAGGTTMVRHQSILDLGDVSDFLARTAPRHVYFSSARFDDPGAGTMEEKGWRSADLVFDLDADHLPGVDPETTPYADMLAACKEDLLKLLDFLEDDFEFRETQVVFSGGRGYHVHVRDESVRGLDSEARREIVDYVRAIDLDVEGLIGTESNRGTTRRVLRRRGGWGARVHDRLLTLAADLREMDEASALERLQELQGIGEGRAQTILGQIHGNFDAIREGNVEAGGPGTRILVDALAREAVEAETAPIDEPVTTDTKRLIRLPGSLHGGSSLRVKALDRDEIDGFEPLEDAVVDRFRGNDIDVRVTDPGPVEFDGDSFTLSEGDQSVEECLGVFLMARGRAEKIR; from the coding sequence ATGGAGGCGCGAACTCGGGAGTACCTGGAAGGGCGGTTCGGCGACTACTACCGCCGCGCGCGGGTCTCCCTGCCGCCCGCCTCGGAGCGGCGCGAGTGGGGGTACATCCCGTGGAGCGCCGGCGGGACGACGATGGTCCGCCACCAGTCCATCCTCGACCTCGGAGACGTGAGCGACTTCCTCGCGCGGACGGCGCCCCGGCACGTCTACTTCTCCTCGGCGCGGTTCGACGACCCCGGCGCGGGGACGATGGAGGAGAAGGGGTGGCGGTCGGCCGACCTCGTGTTCGACCTGGACGCCGACCACCTGCCGGGCGTCGACCCCGAGACGACCCCGTACGCGGACATGCTCGCGGCCTGTAAGGAGGACCTGTTGAAGCTTCTCGACTTCCTGGAGGACGATTTCGAGTTCCGCGAGACGCAGGTCGTCTTCTCCGGCGGTCGCGGCTACCACGTCCACGTGCGCGACGAGTCGGTGCGCGGACTCGACAGCGAGGCGCGCCGCGAAATCGTCGACTACGTCCGCGCCATCGACCTCGACGTAGAGGGATTGATCGGCACCGAGTCGAACCGGGGAACGACCCGGCGCGTCCTCCGACGTCGCGGCGGGTGGGGCGCGCGCGTGCACGACAGACTTCTAACGCTCGCCGCCGACCTCCGCGAGATGGACGAGGCGTCGGCGCTGGAGCGACTGCAGGAACTGCAGGGTATCGGCGAGGGACGCGCACAGACCATCCTCGGGCAGATACACGGCAACTTCGACGCCATCCGCGAGGGCAACGTCGAGGCCGGCGGTCCGGGGACGCGCATCCTCGTGGACGCCCTGGCGCGCGAGGCCGTCGAGGCGGAGACGGCGCCCATCGACGAACCGGTGACGACGGACACGAAGCGACTCATCCGCCTGCCGGGGAGCCTCCACGGCGGGTCGTCGCTGCGGGTGAAAGCGCTCGACCGCGACGAAATCGACGGCTTCGAACCGCTCGAAGACGCCGTCGTCGACCGCTTCCGCGGGAACGACATCGACGTCCGCGTGACGGACCCGGGACCGGTCGAGTTCGACGGCGATAGTTTTACACTCAGCGAAGGTGACCAGTCTGTGGAAGAGTGCCTCGGGGTCTTTCTCATGGCCCGGGGTCGCGCGGAGAAGATCAGATAA
- a CDS encoding extracellular solute-binding protein, protein MKAAGGSGVAVGLAGCISSTNGGGEGNGGGSTDSGTETAIDTGEVTEDITVQIAGDSRMSDNIQGIREILHNQGGLADNITVEVIAGSQVTNNRQNQYQQWLGSGREEPTLLLMDSGWTIPFIARNQIQNLSEALPDDMVSTVENEYFQASVNTAQGENGDLYGIPMFPDFPTMQYRKDLLRNAGYGDSDFETWATESMSWEQFSKVTKEAMNANSDTQYGYTFQASVYEGLSCCDFNEFMTSYGGAYFGNPEENLFGPIGDRPVTVDEQPVIDSIKMVRTFINGEDDEHALDGITGNIAPEAVLQWTEEPSRKPFTGGDAIMHRNWPYSITINGAEDVFGEDLGVMPIPYGVTADEAQYPMTGGPVAALGGWHMAMNPNAPSKKKQAGVQVLRALMQPDAALANFGLQGWIPPRPSLLDSQEASEVDVIGRYTQQLKVAGENAIPRPVTVVWPQQSSQIATEVNAAYAQEKAPEKAMSDLKSTLQQIENSQ, encoded by the coding sequence GTGAAGGCGGCAGGTGGCTCCGGTGTTGCTGTCGGTCTGGCGGGCTGTATCAGCAGCACGAACGGAGGCGGCGAGGGCAACGGCGGCGGTTCCACCGACTCCGGAACCGAAACCGCCATCGACACCGGCGAGGTGACCGAGGACATCACCGTCCAGATTGCGGGCGACTCGCGCATGTCCGACAACATCCAGGGCATCCGCGAGATTCTCCACAATCAGGGCGGTCTGGCTGACAACATCACGGTCGAGGTTATCGCCGGGTCGCAGGTGACGAACAACCGGCAGAACCAGTACCAGCAGTGGCTGGGTTCGGGCCGCGAGGAGCCGACGCTCCTGCTCATGGACTCGGGGTGGACCATCCCGTTCATCGCCCGAAACCAGATACAGAACCTCTCTGAGGCGCTGCCGGACGATATGGTCTCGACGGTCGAAAACGAGTACTTCCAGGCCAGCGTCAACACGGCGCAGGGCGAGAACGGGGACTTGTACGGCATCCCGATGTTCCCTGACTTCCCGACGATGCAGTACCGGAAGGACCTGCTCCGGAACGCGGGCTACGGCGACTCGGACTTCGAGACGTGGGCGACGGAGTCGATGTCGTGGGAGCAGTTCTCCAAGGTCACGAAGGAGGCGATGAACGCCAACTCCGACACCCAGTACGGGTACACCTTCCAGGCGTCGGTGTACGAGGGGCTCTCCTGCTGTGACTTCAACGAGTTCATGACCTCCTACGGCGGCGCGTACTTCGGTAACCCCGAGGAGAACCTGTTCGGACCCATCGGCGACCGACCCGTCACCGTCGACGAGCAACCGGTCATCGACTCCATCAAGATGGTCCGGACGTTCATCAACGGCGAGGACGACGAGCACGCCCTCGACGGTATCACCGGCAACATCGCCCCCGAGGCGGTGCTCCAGTGGACCGAGGAGCCGTCGCGCAAGCCGTTCACGGGCGGCGACGCCATCATGCACCGAAACTGGCCGTACTCCATCACCATCAACGGCGCCGAGGACGTCTTCGGCGAGGACCTCGGCGTCATGCCCATCCCGTACGGCGTCACCGCCGACGAGGCCCAGTACCCGATGACGGGCGGCCCCGTGGCCGCCCTCGGCGGCTGGCACATGGCGATGAACCCGAACGCCCCCTCGAAGAAGAAGCAGGCCGGGGTGCAGGTGCTCCGCGCGCTGATGCAACCGGACGCGGCGCTCGCGAACTTCGGTCTGCAGGGGTGGATTCCGCCGCGACCGTCGCTGCTCGACTCCCAGGAGGCGTCCGAAGTCGACGTCATCGGCCGCTACACGCAGCAGCTGAAGGTGGCCGGCGAGAACGCCATCCCCCGACCGGTCACGGTCGTCTGGCCGCAGCAGTCCAGCCAGATAGCGACCGAGGTCAACGCGGCGTACGCACAGGAGAAGGCGCCCGAGAAGGCGATGTCCGATCTGAAGTCGACGCTTCAGCAGATCGAAAACAGCCAGTAA